One window of Mycobacteriales bacterium genomic DNA carries:
- a CDS encoding YciI family protein, which translates to MKYMLMICGDDSVELTPEEEAAMGPDTESWVTEMDGRGVRLEGDRLRPVSDATSVRVRDTEVLIVDGPFAETKEQMAGFDIIECADLDEAIGVAAKHPMARHGVIEVRPFWPL; encoded by the coding sequence ATGAAATACATGCTGATGATCTGCGGCGACGACTCCGTCGAGCTCACGCCCGAGGAGGAGGCGGCGATGGGGCCGGACACCGAGTCCTGGGTGACCGAGATGGACGGTCGCGGTGTTCGGCTCGAGGGCGACCGGTTGCGGCCGGTGAGCGACGCGACGAGCGTGCGCGTGCGCGACACGGAGGTGCTGATCGTCGACGGGCCGTTCGCGGAGACGAAGGAACAGATGGCCGGGTTCGACATCATCGAGTGCGCCGACCTCGACGAGGCGATCGGGGTTGCCGCGAAGCATCCCATGGCCCGGCACGGTGTGATCGAAGTCAGGCCGTTCTGGCCGCTATGA
- a CDS encoding RNA polymerase sigma factor: MTPDARAAVAEAFHEEWGRVVATLIRVTGDWDLAEECAQDAFAEALKRWPDTGVPRRPGGWLTTVARNRALDRLRRKTTEAIKLKEVAMLSSPTETNDDGNAIGDDRLRLIFTCCHPALPLDARVALTLRTLAGLTTAEIARAFLVPEATMAKRLVRAKHKIANANIPYRVPPAPLLPVRLTGVLAVLYLLFNEGYSVSAGEETLRESLSTEAIHLSRALVELMPDEPETDGLLALMLLQHSRRRARIDDDGELVTLEDQDRTQWDRAGIDEAVDLLTDALRMGRAGPYQLQAAIAACHAEAADWTTTDWVEIAALYQRLGTVAPSPIVELNRAVAIAMADGPAAGLAIVQELANAPALRGYYLLDATRADLLRRLGRGPEAAESYRRALALVGSEPERRFLERRLGEVAADD; encoded by the coding sequence ATGACACCCGACGCACGGGCGGCGGTCGCCGAAGCCTTCCACGAGGAGTGGGGGCGGGTGGTCGCCACCCTGATCCGGGTCACGGGCGACTGGGACCTCGCCGAAGAGTGCGCCCAGGACGCGTTCGCCGAGGCGCTGAAGCGCTGGCCCGACACCGGCGTTCCGCGTCGCCCGGGTGGATGGCTGACGACCGTGGCGCGCAACCGTGCCCTGGATCGGCTGCGCCGTAAGACGACCGAGGCGATCAAGCTGAAAGAGGTTGCCATGCTGTCGAGCCCGACCGAGACCAACGACGACGGCAACGCCATCGGGGACGACCGGCTGCGGCTGATCTTCACCTGCTGCCATCCGGCACTGCCGCTCGACGCGCGCGTCGCCCTCACGCTACGGACTCTCGCCGGTCTCACCACCGCCGAGATAGCCCGGGCCTTCCTCGTGCCCGAGGCCACGATGGCAAAGCGACTGGTGCGCGCCAAGCACAAGATCGCGAACGCCAACATCCCCTACCGCGTCCCGCCCGCGCCACTCCTTCCGGTGCGGCTGACGGGAGTTCTGGCCGTGCTCTACCTGCTCTTCAACGAGGGTTACTCGGTCTCGGCAGGGGAGGAGACACTCCGCGAGAGCCTCAGCACCGAAGCGATCCACCTGAGCCGGGCGCTCGTAGAGCTGATGCCGGACGAACCCGAGACGGACGGGCTGCTCGCGCTGATGCTCCTGCAGCACTCCCGACGACGCGCGCGAATCGACGACGACGGCGAGCTCGTCACGCTCGAGGATCAGGACCGCACCCAATGGGACCGGGCGGGCATCGACGAAGCGGTCGATCTGCTCACCGACGCCTTGCGTATGGGGCGGGCGGGTCCGTATCAGCTGCAGGCGGCGATAGCCGCATGCCACGCCGAGGCGGCCGACTGGACCACGACCGACTGGGTCGAGATCGCCGCGCTCTACCAGCGGCTCGGCACCGTCGCGCCCTCTCCGATCGTGGAGCTCAACCGCGCCGTGGCGATCGCCATGGCTGACGGCCCGGCCGCCGGCCTGGCGATCGTGCAGGAGCTGGCGAACGCACCCGCGCTGCGCGGCTACTACCTTCTCGACGCGACACGCGCCGATCTGTTGCGCCGGCTCGGTCGTGGGCCCGAGGCCGCCGAGAGTTACCGCCGGGCGCTCGCACTGGTCGGTTCGGAGCCCGAGCGGCGTTTCCTGGAACGCCGGCTCGGCGAGGTCGCCGCCGACGACTGA